The Vibrio navarrensis genome has a segment encoding these proteins:
- a CDS encoding imelysin family protein yields the protein MNAKNFLLHSITASILLTSGSALAANVTQQQVVEHYADIAHAVFADSLTTAQLLERKVEQFLSAPSEAKLNEVKQAWFAARVPYQQSEVFRFGNAVVDDWEGQLNAWPLDEGLIDYVAADYQHELGNEGAKANIVANTTLKIGNSTLDASNITPELIADLNEVGGSEANVASGYHAIEFLLWGQDLNGTNAGAGQRAYTDFVVGEACTNGHCDRRGAYLKAAAQLLVQDLEWMEKQWSAEGKGNYRQELLTDSSDNGLRKMLFGMGSLSLGELAGERMKVALEANSTEDEHDCFSDNTHNSHYYNEQGIYNVYTGLYKRADGTLLSGPSLHDLVKQKDPQAAKEIQKQFDVTRAQVGKLVTSAEKNNQHFDQLIAAGNTQGHALVNETIMSLVAQTSAIERAAGIVGIDSLNPDTADHEF from the coding sequence ATGAATGCCAAGAATTTCTTGCTCCACTCTATTACCGCGTCAATCTTGCTTACCAGTGGCAGTGCGCTGGCGGCAAATGTCACTCAACAACAAGTCGTTGAACACTATGCAGACATTGCGCACGCGGTTTTTGCCGATTCACTGACCACGGCACAACTACTTGAAAGAAAAGTAGAACAGTTCCTTTCTGCGCCGTCAGAAGCAAAACTCAACGAGGTAAAACAAGCTTGGTTTGCCGCGCGTGTTCCTTACCAGCAGTCAGAGGTATTTCGTTTTGGTAATGCAGTAGTGGATGACTGGGAAGGCCAGCTAAACGCTTGGCCACTTGACGAAGGTTTGATTGACTACGTAGCAGCGGATTACCAACATGAACTGGGTAATGAAGGTGCCAAAGCCAATATCGTAGCCAATACCACGCTGAAAATTGGCAACAGTACCTTGGATGCATCGAATATCACCCCAGAGTTGATTGCAGATTTAAACGAAGTCGGTGGCTCTGAAGCAAACGTTGCGTCAGGTTACCACGCGATTGAATTCTTGCTTTGGGGACAAGATCTCAACGGCACTAACGCTGGAGCCGGTCAACGTGCGTACACAGACTTTGTTGTGGGTGAGGCATGCACTAACGGCCACTGTGACCGTCGTGGTGCTTACTTAAAAGCCGCAGCACAGCTTCTCGTGCAAGATCTTGAGTGGATGGAAAAGCAGTGGTCTGCCGAAGGCAAAGGAAACTATCGCCAAGAGTTGCTTACAGATTCGAGCGACAATGGCCTACGTAAGATGCTGTTTGGTATGGGGTCCCTTTCTCTTGGTGAGCTAGCGGGCGAGCGTATGAAGGTGGCACTGGAAGCCAATTCTACCGAAGATGAGCACGACTGCTTCTCAGACAACACGCACAACTCGCATTACTACAATGAACAAGGTATCTACAACGTTTATACCGGGCTGTACAAACGCGCTGATGGTACGCTGCTCTCAGGTCCAAGCTTGCATGATCTGGTGAAGCAAAAAGATCCTCAAGCGGCAAAAGAGATCCAAAAGCAGTTTGATGTCACTCGTGCACAAGTCGGCAAGTTAGTGACTTCAGCAGAGAAAAATAATCAGCATTTTGATCAACTGATTGCGGCTGGTAACACGCAGGGCCATGCGTTAGTCAACGAAACCATCATGTCACTCGTGGCGCAAACCTCAGCCATTGAACGTGCGGCAGGCATTGTGGGTATTGACAGCCTCAACCCAGACACCGCTGATCACGAATTCTAA
- a CDS encoding di-heme oxidoredictase family protein gives MKPYLLSLLMLAISGAVFADTEKSGGDTSVRKEGPNAFSLPAANLPMSERLDFSVGNSFFRNPWVQAPASTDARDGLGPLFNTNGCQNCHIKDGRGHPPEANDSHSVSMLVRLSIPALTDEQKQALLKGGVVPEPTYGDQLQDFALPDQKAEGKIIVTYSPVPVRFQDGSEVVLRKPHVTIGELGYGAMHPDVMLSARVAPPMIGLGLLESIPEETLRQWADPDDANHDGISGKLNRVWDVQKQHFAIGRFGWKAGQPSLMQQNAAAFNGDIGLTSRLFPQENCTAKQALCETMPNGGEPEVSDNILAFVEFYSQHLAVPVRRNLQDPQVQQGAALFERVGCQSCHKKDVKTAKRPNLPALSQQTIHPYSDLLLHDMGEGLADNRPEFLANGREWRTPPLWGIGYTQEVNGHTYFLHDGRARNLLEAVLWHGGEAEAAKQKVLSMSKAERDALIAFLKSL, from the coding sequence ATGAAGCCTTATTTATTGAGCCTTTTGATGCTGGCCATTTCAGGCGCTGTGTTTGCAGATACCGAAAAATCGGGCGGCGACACCAGCGTAAGAAAAGAGGGGCCAAACGCTTTTTCCTTACCAGCGGCAAATTTGCCGATGAGCGAACGTCTGGATTTTAGTGTAGGAAACAGTTTCTTCCGCAATCCTTGGGTTCAAGCGCCTGCTTCAACGGACGCGAGAGATGGTCTCGGTCCGCTTTTTAATACCAATGGCTGCCAAAATTGCCATATCAAAGATGGCCGCGGCCACCCACCTGAAGCCAATGACTCGCATTCGGTCTCGATGCTGGTTAGGCTCAGCATTCCCGCACTGACGGATGAGCAAAAGCAAGCGCTGCTCAAAGGGGGAGTGGTCCCAGAGCCGACCTATGGCGATCAATTACAAGATTTTGCCTTGCCGGATCAAAAAGCAGAGGGCAAGATCATAGTCACCTATTCGCCCGTGCCAGTCAGGTTCCAAGATGGCAGTGAGGTGGTGCTACGTAAACCCCATGTCACAATCGGCGAGTTGGGATACGGGGCAATGCATCCTGATGTCATGCTGTCTGCCCGAGTTGCGCCGCCCATGATCGGTCTTGGCTTGCTGGAAAGCATCCCGGAAGAGACACTGCGCCAATGGGCCGATCCGGATGACGCCAATCACGATGGCATCTCAGGTAAACTCAACCGAGTTTGGGATGTACAAAAGCAACATTTCGCCATTGGGCGCTTTGGTTGGAAGGCGGGGCAACCCAGTCTGATGCAGCAAAATGCCGCCGCGTTCAATGGAGACATCGGCTTGACCAGTCGTCTCTTTCCACAAGAAAACTGCACCGCAAAGCAAGCACTGTGTGAAACAATGCCAAACGGGGGGGAGCCAGAGGTTAGTGATAATATCCTCGCTTTTGTTGAATTTTATTCACAGCATCTCGCAGTCCCAGTACGAAGGAACTTACAAGATCCTCAGGTTCAGCAAGGTGCAGCTTTGTTTGAGCGAGTGGGTTGTCAGAGTTGCCATAAAAAGGATGTAAAGACAGCCAAACGACCGAATTTACCTGCCTTATCGCAGCAAACCATCCACCCATACAGCGATCTGCTACTGCACGATATGGGCGAAGGGCTGGCGGATAATCGCCCAGAGTTTCTGGCTAATGGCCGCGAATGGCGCACGCCGCCACTATGGGGGATTGGTTATACGCAAGAGGTCAATGGCCATACCTACTTCTTGCACGATGGCCGAGCTCGCAATCTACTTGAAGCCGTGTTGTGGCATGGCGGTGAAGCAGAAGCAGCGAAACAAAAAGTATTGTCGATGAGCAAAGCGGAGAGAGACGCTTTGATCGCTTTCCTCAAATCCTTATAG
- a CDS encoding imelysin family protein, protein MKYSLIAFMTSSLVTMSGCESIDSQMEKKAEQTHHASQAVYEVEFAAAQQFYRQTELLSQSFADYCSAPTQEASEVRQQWHQTMLSWMALQGQERGPAAALEQSWNVQFWPDKKNTTGVKMSALTRREQSWSVDEIAVQSVTVQGLGALEWLLYDSQSNLSKNPQTCDTGVAIAGNLKRNAEKIATAWQSNPWVALDDKEWQSEYISLLSNQLEYAMKKMARPLANIGQPRPYFAESWRSETSFSNLKANIEALRQLYVAHGHGLDAMLREMGKQDLADRVLNQFDTMLATWPQERSLFSALPTKDGYRLALAQYYKLEQLKYVIHDEVAVELGVVIGFNATDGD, encoded by the coding sequence GTGAAATATTCTTTAATTGCGTTCATGACGAGCTCGCTTGTCACCATGTCGGGATGTGAGTCGATCGACTCGCAGATGGAGAAGAAAGCGGAGCAAACGCATCATGCTAGCCAAGCGGTTTACGAAGTGGAGTTTGCAGCGGCTCAGCAGTTTTATCGCCAAACCGAACTGCTCTCTCAATCGTTTGCTGATTATTGTTCTGCGCCGACGCAGGAAGCCAGCGAAGTGCGCCAGCAGTGGCATCAAACCATGCTCAGTTGGATGGCTCTGCAAGGTCAGGAAAGAGGCCCGGCGGCGGCACTGGAACAGAGCTGGAACGTACAGTTTTGGCCCGACAAGAAAAATACCACTGGAGTAAAGATGTCTGCCTTGACCCGCCGCGAGCAGAGTTGGTCGGTGGATGAGATAGCGGTACAAAGCGTCACTGTGCAGGGCTTGGGGGCGCTGGAATGGTTACTCTACGACAGCCAATCTAACTTGTCGAAAAATCCGCAGACTTGCGATACTGGCGTGGCGATTGCCGGTAATCTTAAGCGCAACGCAGAAAAAATCGCCACGGCTTGGCAAAGTAATCCATGGGTGGCTTTGGACGATAAAGAGTGGCAGTCAGAATACATTTCGCTGTTGTCGAATCAGCTCGAATACGCGATGAAAAAAATGGCGCGTCCACTGGCAAACATTGGTCAGCCGCGACCTTATTTTGCGGAATCTTGGCGCTCTGAAACCTCGTTTTCTAACTTGAAAGCGAACATTGAGGCACTTCGTCAACTGTATGTTGCTCACGGGCATGGTTTGGATGCGATGCTGCGCGAAATGGGCAAGCAGGATCTGGCGGATCGTGTGCTGAATCAGTTCGATACTATGCTGGCCACTTGGCCGCAAGAGCGGAGCCTATTTAGTGCATTACCAACGAAGGACGGCTACCGCCTAGCATTAGCGCAATATTATAAGCTCGAGCAGTTGAAGTACGTCATTCATGATGAGGTGGCGGTGGAGTTGGGCGTAGTGATAGGGTTTAACGCAACAGATGGTGACTGA
- a CDS encoding DUF1513 domain-containing protein, translating into MVTDLQRRSLLKAALAGIVTPVLPFGCASLAASKPALIGCAIAGREQFSAVVADEYGYPLHQLPLPARGHGVATNRAGHAAVFARRPGSFFIVFDYQCGEMRHLSLAAENRHYYGHGVYSLDGNYLFATEGERGTSRGIIGVYDVQHNYQKVDELSGFGIGPHEVIIMPDSTLVIGVGGVHTNGREPLNLASMQPSLSYLAQNGELLDQVTLADPKLSIRHLAHDGRDTVLCGQQYRGEPDEYPSLLAMHTRGYEMVSLYAESEQWARFNHYIASIAATAEWILATSPPGNCYGIWSKQSGKLVELGALPDASGVVVYQDQFRVSSGAGTVVNTSVEQGRREIQSNIQWDNHWSQIV; encoded by the coding sequence ATGGTGACTGATTTACAACGCAGAAGCCTGCTGAAAGCTGCTTTAGCTGGCATAGTAACGCCCGTGTTGCCTTTTGGTTGTGCGTCTCTGGCCGCGTCAAAACCGGCCTTAATTGGCTGTGCCATTGCCGGGCGTGAGCAGTTTAGTGCGGTGGTGGCGGATGAATATGGCTACCCTTTGCATCAATTGCCACTGCCGGCGCGCGGACATGGCGTGGCGACGAATCGGGCGGGGCACGCGGCGGTTTTTGCAAGGCGTCCGGGCAGTTTCTTCATTGTGTTCGATTATCAGTGCGGGGAAATGCGTCATCTCAGTTTGGCAGCAGAAAATCGTCACTATTACGGACACGGTGTTTACTCTTTAGACGGAAACTACCTGTTTGCCACCGAAGGAGAGCGTGGAACCAGCCGGGGTATCATCGGTGTCTATGATGTGCAGCATAATTATCAGAAAGTTGACGAGCTGAGTGGGTTTGGCATTGGCCCGCACGAAGTGATCATCATGCCAGATAGCACCTTAGTGATCGGTGTTGGCGGCGTGCATACCAATGGGCGTGAGCCGCTCAACTTAGCGAGTATGCAACCCAGCCTCAGTTACTTAGCGCAAAACGGTGAGTTGCTCGACCAAGTGACTTTAGCCGATCCCAAATTGAGCATTCGCCATCTTGCACATGATGGTCGCGATACGGTGCTTTGTGGTCAACAATATCGTGGTGAGCCAGACGAGTACCCGTCATTGTTGGCCATGCACACTCGCGGGTATGAGATGGTGTCGTTGTACGCCGAGTCAGAGCAGTGGGCGAGGTTTAATCACTATATTGCCAGTATTGCCGCCACGGCAGAGTGGATTCTTGCCACTTCACCTCCGGGCAATTGCTACGGTATCTGGTCCAAACAGAGTGGCAAACTGGTGGAGCTGGGGGCTTTGCCTGACGCGTCCGGTGTGGTTGTGTATCAAGATCAATTTCGTGTCAGTTCAGGCGCAGGCACAGTTGTGAACACTTCGGTTGAGCAAGGGCGAAGAGAAATCCAGTCGAATATTCAATGGGATAATCACTGGTCACAAATTGTTTAA